A part of Brassica rapa cultivar Chiifu-401-42 chromosome A05, CAAS_Brap_v3.01, whole genome shotgun sequence genomic DNA contains:
- the LOC103866973 gene encoding probable protein phosphatase 2C 30 produces MQVSKNPTKQTNREKKKLTEDYTMSRSVIMAPESPVYFPSPLVFSPTSVKTPPSSPRWTPPKKIMVACPPRKPKETTSSSDSNTALKRKRPPMLDLKLPPAVAPWCSTTAKTPGKADEVIEAEEDGVYSVYCKRGRRGPMEDRYVAAVDPGERVRKKAFFGVFDGHGGSKAAEFAAMNLGNNIEAAMEAVRSGEEGYSVERAIRDGYIKTDEEFLKEGSRGGACCVTALISEGELAVSNAGDCRAVISRGGVAEALTTDHIPSQAKEFKRIEASGGYVDCCNGVWRIQGTLAVSRGIGDRYLKEWVIAEPETRTLRIEPEFEFLILASDGLWDKVTNQEAVDVVRPFCVGVENPKTLSACKKLAELSCKRGCLDDISLIIIQLQQFVA; encoded by the exons atgcaaGTCTCTAAGAATCCGACCAAGCAAACAAATCgagagaagaagaaactcaCCGAAGATTATACCATGTCTAGGTCAGTGATCATGGCTCCGGAGTCTCCGGTTTACTTTCCATCTCCACTTGTTTTTTCTCCGACGTCGGTCAAAACGCCGCCGTCTTCTCCTCGTTGGACACCACCGAAGAAGATTATGGTAGCGTGTCCTCCAAGGAAGCCTAAAGAGACGACTTCGAGTTCTGATTCTAACACGGCTTTGAAAAGAAAGCGACCACCGATGCTTGACCTAAAGCTGCCTCCGGCGGTTGCACCGTGGTGTAGTACGACGGCGAAGACGCCGGGAAAAGCGGATGAGGTTATTGAAGCGGAAGAAGATGGAGTTTACTCCGTTTACTGCAAGAGAGGAAGACGCGGACCAATGGAAGATAGATATGTCGCGGCGGTTGATCCTGGCGAGAGAGTTCGCAAGAAGGCTTTCTTCGGCGTTTTCGACGGTCACGGCGGATCCAAAGCGGCGGAGTTCGCGGCGATGAATCTCGGCAACAACATTGAGGCGGCGATGGAGGCAGTGAGATCGGGAGAAGAAGGTTACTCGGTTGAGAGAGCGATACGAGACGGTTACATCAAAACGGACGAGGAGTTCTTGAAAGAAGGCTCGAGGGGCGGCGCGTGTTGTGTAACCGCTCTGATATCGGAAGGCGAACTTGCGGTTTCAAACGCCGGAGATTGCCGGGCGGTTATAAGCCGCGGTGGAGTTGCGGAGGCTCTAACTACCGATCACATTCCTTCTCAAGCAAAAGAGTTCAAAAGGATTGAAGCATCG GGTGGTTATGTTGACTGCTGCAACGGCGTGTGGAGAATTCAAGGAACATTAGCCGTCTCACGAGGAATTGGAGACCGGTATCTCAAGGAGTGGGTAATAGCTGAACCGGAAACAAGAACATTACGGATTGAACCGGAATTTGAGTTCTTGATCTTAGCATCTGACGGCCTCTGGGATAAG GTAACGAACCAGGAGGCGGTTGATGTGGTTCGGCCGTTCTGCGTAGGCGTGGAGAATCCAAAGACACTTTCTGCTTGCAAGAAACTAGCCGAGTTATCGTGTAAGAGAGGGTGTTTGGATGATATTAGTCTAATCATAATTCAGCTACAACAGTTTGTGGCATGA